cgGCAGAGAGCAAGTGAGGAAATTTGCGCCACCACACCAATTAGATGGTAGGAGGAACATTCATTAGATCGACGCCCAACATAAGATCCTCGAAGGGACGAGAGGAAGGTCTTAGGTGTTAGGATGGACTGGCGCTAGCAGCGCCTATCTAGAGACCGAGATTTTTTGAGAAGAGCTGCACCATTTTTAGATTGGCGAAATATCCACCGGAAGCACAGTTGCAGTGGTCAAGTCACTCTGAACGGAGCGTACACCAATTCATGGAATCAATGTAGATCCGGACAGTACGCACAGCTTCTGTTCATACGATGAAGAAATCACCCAACACCCTATTCAGCCGGAATTGATGCATGTCTAGACAAGAGCGCAGGCTCAATGGACAGAATCCTGGTCAGAGACGGCCATTTCTAGGCCACGGAGCGATGCAAGAGACTTCTGCCCAAAACTTTAAATGAAGTGTGTGTAGATCTTGGAATTTTCATGGACTTCCATCTCCTGAACTATTGTTAGTAATGGCGCAATTCAGGTATGAAAACAATGCAAGCAACTTGCCATCTTAAAGTTGTTTATCTCTTCCCGAATCTGCTGGGCAAGCAGCGGGGTGAGACGGTTGCAAGTCGCAACCTCTCCACGTCGATCGTACTCGCCACTAGGCCATGTTTCATGGAATTGGATTCGAGGACTGAAGACGATGTTTCTACCACCAACAGCTGAAGGGGTAATGGGTGCACTTTTCGTTTCAGAAGACGAGAAGCGCCCTGCGTTTGTGAGAAAGTAATCCTCGCCAGCAATCTTCACTGGATCGTTTTGTTGGGCTGGGGAACGAGACGACTCGTCGGGTGTCGGAGGAGCACTGGAGTGTGGCGAGTCACCACCGGCCAGTCCCTGTGTAGGCGAGGAAACGCCTGATTCCAAGTGGGTTTCTAATTAGGTCAGTCAGAATGCCAAAATGTCAAGTGTGCTTGTGTAGAACTACGCACTCTTCAAGATACCCTTCCGGACGGCCGCGAGGATCTCCGCCCGTTCTCGTTCTCCTCCCATGAGGGTCTTACGCGCCTGAGAGTTCTCCGCTGCAGCTCTCTCGCGAATGGAAGCGGATCGTCTCATCTCCGATGCATTGCTCTCAACTTTGGGAAAGACGGTAGCCCCACGTGGCAAATCTGCAGGGTCGGGGTTGACAGCAACATTCTTTCGTTCCGCCTCCACGTTCACCACGGTGATTTGTGGGGGCGATACTTCGTGGCCCGTTCCCTCTATAGAATTGATGCTGGCCACCGATTTGGGACGGAACATTCCAACCAAGGAACGAGTGGAGCGTTTCATACCTTTGCCCATCTTGCGAAGCATCATCGACGCCGATGAAGCGGTCGATGATACTGACAGGTTATCGGTGGACCCGGAGAAGAAGTGACCTTGATGAGAGTATATGCTTTCACCTAGTCCGCTTAGTTCCTGCTGTTCGGCAATGGCCGCCTGTTCTGGGCCCAGTTGTTCCCTCAGTGCATCCCGACGCGCCTGTTCCACGGCAAATGCTTCCCGCTTGGTGGCGTTGCTTTGTGCAGACGTCTTCAGGAGCTCGGAGGCACTGCCGAATGAGAAAGCTCGTCTAAGGCGAGATTTCCCGGGGCGCTTTGTGTCATGTTTCAAATCGTTCAGACGCTTTGCAGCGGGGGAATCCAATGTAGGCGGTGTTGGTTTCTTCTGGGTTTCCGCTGGAGGGTTGGGCTTGGGGGCTTCTGGTCCTGTCGATACTGGATGCGATAATGGCGATGGCTTGCTCGTACGTTTTTCGTCTGCCTTGCCGGTCTTGCTAGTGACGGAGTTGGAGTCCGATGGCGTCCCTTCTCGTGCCTGTGAGATAGACACCGTTAGCTCCGCGTTGTTTTTAATTTTCCATGAGTCCTTGTAAATGATCCTACCGAGGAAGCCGACGAAAGAGTCGAGTGAACGCTACCCACGCTGTCCCGCTGAGAGTGAGCGGAAGCAGGTCGCTGATTCGCATCAAATGTGATGAAATCGTAGGATCCCGATGGAGATTGAGCGGAAGATGAAGTCGGGAAATCTAGCGATACGTTTGGGCACGCTGTAGCATCCATGTTGCCCAAGCTTCGTCTTCGATATCGTTCAGGCTGGGCCCTATCGACATGAGATGAATCATCCACACTTGCAACCCGATTATGCGCGTTCTGGTGAGCTGGTCGAGGTCCCCCAAAATCATCGACAATCACGGTCGGAATTGAAGAGGGAGTCACGGGGGATGGTGGTGCGGCTTCTGCTCGTTGTGGGGTACGACGATACCGATTCGGGGAGGGTTTCGGGGAGGAAATATTCATGATGGGTGGGGAGGGGACGTTGGCCGTAGACAGGGGACGGATCGGTTGGTCACTCCTGGGTTGTCGTGAGGGAAGTGCGCTGTCGTCCTTGGAAACATTTGAACGGGATGAAGGGTTAGAGGAATTGAATACAGAACCAGCTGCAGGATGAGAGGGCCGGGGGCTGGCACCGGTGTATGTCGGATTTACCGGCACTTGAGGTGTGGTAGGTGCGGAAAAGGTGCGATGTTCTGGGCGGAGATGTGGTGTCCAAGACTGCCGATTTTGGACGGGGGATTGGCCCATGTTCGGATTGTAGGCAAAAGGAGCCACTACCGGGTGGCTCGCTCGATAACTCCCGGAATTACCAGCATTGAATGATGTCCAAGACATAGTCTGGATACGAGAGCCGTGATTCTGATTTGGAGAAGAGAACGTGCCtgatgaggatgaaggaCGTGTCTGAAGCACAGGTACCGTGCCACTCTGTTGCGGAATTGTTTGAACCAACGCAGCCATGTTGTTCCAGCAAATTGTCGAAACGGAAATCACGAGTTGTCCAGGGTTGTGATCTAAGGCAACTcgcataaaaaaaaaggggatAGAATATGAGCCCGAGAAGTGTTCGTGTCAAATAGGGATCCGAGGAACGAAACGGGATGCTGTGGCCAAGGAGCTATCAGCTATCCATCACAAATGAAATAAGACTCTCACGTTAATGCGGTCAAAGGTGGAGTTTGGAAAGAAAGGGGGCGTgctttgccttttttttctctctctctttcttttgctGTGCACGTTGGGGGAAAATAAGGGACTGCATCAGCCAGGGGGTAACCATACCTGTTCTAAGTAACGTGGACATACACTATAGTGGTACAACGATATAAAAAAAGTGACGCTCGATGCCAGAAGAATGAAACTCGAAAACCAGGCGAGTtggaagaaatgaaaggAGGTAAGATGggcccaaaaaaaaaacagggaGAGATCCCCAGGATGATCAGACGTCTCTAGAATAGGAGAGCCATgtacaagaaaaaaaaaagagagtaaAGAAATAACCCCAGAACCTTCCAAATGACACAACAGTGCCTGTTCGCTTCAGtgggaagagaaggagaagggaaaaagacgagagaagggaaaataggagggggagggagaTCAGAGGGTAGACGGTAGACGGTAGACACGGGGTAGATTAGGTCCGGGAAGTACTCCAGAACCTCAAATggaattgaaattgaatcGGATTGAATGAAATCGTGAAATAGTCAACTGAATGAAATAGTTAAATAGTCATCAAATagccccaaaaaaaaaaccgaaaaACCCTGTCATCTCTGAAATAATTATGCTTATGCGTTTCTTTGCATGATACAGGAGTGCAACATTAATCTATGTATAATTGACTTGCAAATCCATTCTCTCATGTTTACTTCATGTTTACCACTTCATGTCTACTTTTACTATGTACTATAAATATTATCCTGATAGACTAACTAAAGactctgtactccgtaattGCACTTCAAATACTTGTGCATTGTATTCATCCCCCGAAGCCGTTCATAAAAGGGGGTCGACCTCCAAATTTATGTGCCAATCATAGGCCTTCCCTTAATGCTCCATCTGGATATTCTTAGACATCTCCATAGCCACCACTCATTCCGTTCTTAGCCAAAATATTCCCATGGTAAGAATTGGGAAAATATCTCATGCTTTGTACACTTCTTCGAAGGTACAGTACTTTGTAACCCGGTACCTTATCACATGTCCCCAAACTAAAAGCTGAGGCAACAGTGAACCTTCTGCAGAGAATGTGGGCGAAGGAATTAGCGAGCTAAATGGTTGGCATCCGATCGGTCTGGCACCACCGAGATTCGTGCCTGCACTAAGCTAAGTGTGCTATCTCGGCTTTTTCCTTCGAATCCACATGTGATGAAAACATCTGCTTTGAAAACGTGTACAGTACGGAGCCCTCGTTAATCTATAttctgtactccgtattttGTCTGTTTTTCCCATTTTGTTTACTCCGTATATATTCATTAACAATATCAAAAGCCCGAATCGGACAATTTCACGAACCCAAAAGAGAACCCGCTGAACAGCTCCGAATTTTGGGAAGTCCGAGCTGTTTCCATGGTCCACTCAACCTAATCTACCAGTGTCGTTTTAGATCATTTTGATATCTTGTCACCATAAGGGAAAACATCTGAGACATTGTCCAAGGTTACAACAAAAATGGCCAAGTTCCTGGTTCTATACCGAGCACTCCGTCCGTATATCATGGCGTGATCATTTCTATGGCTCCGAAAATTTGGAGACTTTAATTTATTTTCGTGCGATTCGATGTTCTACTTCACTGTTTAGCCTACATTACAGCGCCCTCCAATTAGCTTTCAAACTCTCACCGGTAAATGCACAATGACGAAGCCCTCGCAAAAATGACAGCCAGTTTGACATGGAACTTGGTGCAATGTGCAGTTCAGCTTATTGGTACGGCGCCACTCCAGGGCTAAATCTGCAAGTCCTTTCGCAAATCTAGACATGCCTATAGTGTGCTGCGTGCTAAAAGATACTCTGCATAGGGGTATAATGTGCTGGTAAACTTTTGCCTTCATGCAATTCGAAATCTCCGCGTCAAAAGTTGTCCCGCTTTCCCTCCCCACTTGCTGCCAAACCAATCCGCCGATCCACATCCAAGACAACTTCCCGCGTGATCGGCATACACTTTTCTCCTACTCGAATCGTTTCGACCATTTGTCAACTTCGTACTTCGTACTCAGTGCAACATACTTCATACACTTGTGGAGTATACCAAAACGTATCTCTTTCTCCATACAGATTGGCACCGACCTTTCCCGAGCTTATACTGTAGGGTTGTGTTTACAAGTTAGATTGCATCCCGAGGGGGGGGGCACATCTGATTCCGCAAAGCAATAGGGATTTAGCATTCTaacgccccccccccctcccaatTTCATTTACTCCCAGCGCTCTGTACGCCGAAATCTAATCTCCTAATCTATGGGGCAACCCTCGATAATATGCACGGTGCTATGTGGCCGATCAGGGGCTATTTCGGGCACTGGCCAAGGACCGTCGTGAAGGAAATGCGGAGAAGACACGCTCCCCCCTTAGACCTCAAAATCTGATGATTAATCAAATCTTTCCACCTCAGATAGTATCCATATGCTGCCCTTGTGGCACCCTATCCAAATCCCGCATCCACACCTTATGGCCTGATGTCTGATGGGTGGATGCCACAAGTTCCTGAGAAAGGCATTCAAAACTGCTCATTCGTGCGGAGCATAGTTTATGCAGTTTGCCAATGTACTAACATCCCCACAACCAAGATAATGCCCCAAAAAATCCCGTGCTTGCGCCAGCATTGCGGTGGTGTAAGTAAGGAGTATGGAGTACTAAATTGGAGCATGCATCCGGGGGAGCACGAGGTGGAGCGGATTGACTATTGGCAATACACTAGGCGTTTGTACCGTGGTATTTTTGAGCCGCTTAGCCCGCCTTGCTCGGATCACGCCTGATATTGTCGGGTCATTTCCAGAGCCATTTAAGACTGTATCTCTGCCTCGGATGCCAGGCTTTCAACTTTTATAACCTGGTGGACGCAGGGGTATAAATTCTAATTTTTCATCTACCTGATCTTATAGATCTTATCTCATGAACATTCAGCCAAGATAAATATATTTAGAATCAAAAATCTTGGTCATCCTCCGAACCATCCAtgtcatcttcatcgtcaataCCCTCAAAGATCATGAACTTTTCGTTTTTGGCATCAGTGTCGTCAGGAACGACATTTCCGTCCTGAACCTCGCAATCCTTCAGTACGGTTTCCCGGCCAATCTTACTGCGGCGTCCAACAATTGTACCTGTTAACTGACAGCGCTCGCCAACAACGGCACCGTCCATGATCAAACAACGAGTCAGCCGAGCACCGCTGGCGATATGGCAGTTGGCACCGATGATAGTCTCCTTGATCACACACTTCTCCTCAATCGTCGTGTTGTTATCCACTAGACAGTCGTTCCTTGTGACGGTACAACGTTGCGCGATGCTAGCTGTGTTCGCCACCTTGGAGGCGTGAGCGAATGCCGACGAAGCAACTCGGCCAACCTCTTCAATGGATTCCAGCTTAGCAAGATGGAGAGAGGTAGAGAGAAGGACGGCAGATGAATCAACCCGTCGAACAAAAGGCGCTGCACCCTTTTGGACGTAAGCAAGCATCGGTGGTAGATTTGACTTGGGACTGTTAACAGTTTGCGTGGGAGCCTTGGCACGAGAGGCAAATTGGGGGTCTGATGTGGCCGTGCTGAACTTGGCCGGGGTGGCTTTGGTAGTGCTCATGCTTTCCAGATCAATCTCCTCCTCCAACGATTCACCATCCAAGGATTCACCGTCATGGCTTTCACTCTCGCCTAGAGTGAGCCCGTGGCTCTGGCGACGGCTTTTCTGCTGGAAGATTTCGTTGATCTTCAACTTCTCACTGAGGCCTTGCTGCCATTCCGATTTGGCCCACCATCCAACCAAGTCTTCACCGACCGACTGGAATTGCAGGTTTAAACGAGCCATGTCCTTGACCCAGTAAGGTAGGACGTAAATATGCGCATCACGGTATGTCGTTAATAACTTCACCTGCGCATGCGTATCCACCAGGGAGTGGCGCATAAGGAAACCCTTGTCATTTTCCAATTTCTCTTTCAATGTGGCCATGGGCATAGAGAGGACTAGCTTGGAGAGCGAGGAACGAAGCGCGGCATGAGATACGGTGGGAGCCTCGTTCTGCTCAAGTGGTGCAACTGCCACAAAATCTGTAGCTTCACCTTTCACACTCTCCTCCCGACCCTGTGTCTGATAGAACATGCTGAGTCCATTCCGGCGATTTTTCTCGCCGCCAGACACCATCCATGCTTCCAGCAGAGACTCTCCGGGTATTTCGCAAACTAGATCACAGGGCAAGAGAAGGAAGTCTGATTTGATACATGTCTGCACCTCGGGCAGACGGAGAAGCTCTGCTGTGCCTGTCGTCATCTCGAGTTCCGCCGGTGCGATGACTGATGGCGAAGGGAGTGAGGTAAGATGTGGGTTCTGTCGTAGAGCGGCCTGGAGAGGAGCGAGTGAAGAAGGAGGAGTGACCAAAGTGACATCTAGCATAGTCAGTCTTCTATCCGATGCTTTGCGACAGGGCACATGGCGTCATGGGATGCCCCGCACGCTATTTTGATGGTGGAAATGCGCTTACCAGTGATGCCCATCCTTTTGGACCAGTCTAGAGCATACCAGAGCATCGGACGGTTGGCCACAGGGATGAGGCATTTTGGGTATTCCTCGGGGTTCGAAGTGAATGTGTTGAGCGATACACCAGGGCCACACTCGTTTGCTTGTTAGCTTTTGTTTCAAGACAGAGATGTGGGAGTTGATTGCTCACAAGAATTAGGGCCTGCAGGCCTGTTGGTGGTACAGATACAGAGTGAGGCATGGTTTGAACCAACGATGCGCTTGCGAGTCCTCACACCTAGTCGTATATTTCTCCAAATCCGATATGCTCTGCTTCGGAGGAGTCAGAAATACCACTTACATAATCCTAGGGGAGACATCACGTGATACAAACCCGCCTCTAGATTTAGCAGGACGCAAACAGGACAAACACAAATGATCACCCGCGGTTACTAGTTGGTTAATCACCAGCCACATGTTTCTGGGATCCGAGGGGCGTCTGCCTCCTTTCCCTCGTTCCCTTTTCCCCAACCTCTTATTTTACAAACCGACGTGTGAAATGCAACCTGCGAGTCATTGCGACCGCCATCAATGACCGTGCAACGTGCCACCTCTAATTGAATACCCGCGATCGCAATGTCCTTCCCTCAAGACCTTCGGCGCCGCCGCGGCGGAGCCGGCACTGGGTTCAGCTCAATCGGCGGACGAAAAACCATTGGATACTGGCTCCCCTtagccttgactgctggaATTGCA
The nucleotide sequence above comes from Penicillium digitatum chromosome 1, complete sequence. Encoded proteins:
- a CDS encoding Protein BNI4, with the protein product MGQSPVQNRQSWTPHLRPEHRTFSAPTTPQVPVNPTYTGASPRPSHPAAGSVFNSSNPSSRSNVSKDDSALPSRQPRSDQPIRPLSTANVPSPPIMNISSPKPSPNRYRRTPQRAEAAPPSPVTPSSIPTVIVDDFGGPRPAHQNAHNRVASVDDSSHVDRAQPERYRRRSLGNMDATACPNVSLDFPTSSSAQSPSGSYDFITFDANQRPASAHSQRDSVGSVHSTLSSASSAREGTPSDSNSVTSKTGKADEKRTSKPSPLSHPVSTGPEAPKPNPPAETQKKPTPPTLDSPAAKRLNDLKHDTKRPGKSRLRRAFSFGSASELLKTSAQSNATKREAFAVEQARRDALREQLGPEQAAIAEQQELSGLGESIYSHQGHFFSGSTDNLSVSSTASSASMMLRKMGKGMKRSTRSLVGMFRPKSVASINSIEGTGHEVSPPQITVVNVEAERKNVAVNPDPADLPRGATVFPKVESNASEMRRSASIRERAAAENSQARKTLMGGERERAEILAAVRKGILKKTHLESGVSSPTQGLAGGDSPHSSAPPTPDESSRSPAQQNDPVKIAGEDYFLTNAGRFSSSETKSAPITPSAVGGRNIVFSPRIQFHETWPSGEYDRRGEVATCNRLTPLLAQQIREEINNFKMEMEVHENSKIYTHFI
- a CDS encoding Trimeric LpxA-like, which translates into the protein MPHSVSVPPTGLQALILCGPGVSLNTFTSNPEEYPKCLIPVANRPMLWYALDWSKRMGITDVTLVTPPSSLAPLQAALRQNPHLTSLPSPSVIAPAELEMTTGTAELLRLPEVQTCIKSDFLLLPCDLVCEIPGESLLEAWMVSGGEKNRRNGLSMFYQTQGREESVKGEATDFVAVAPLEQNEAPTVSHAALRSSLSKLVLSMPMATLKEKLENDKGFLMRHSLVDTHAQVKLLTTYRDAHIYVLPYWVKDMARLNLQFQSVGEDLVGWWAKSEWQQGLSEKLKINEIFQQKSRRQSHGLTLGESESHDGESLDGESLEEEIDLESMSTTKATPAKFSTATSDPQFASRAKAPTQTVNSPKSNLPPMLAYVQKGAAPFVRRVDSSAVLLSTSLHLAKLESIEEVGRVASSAFAHASKVANTASIAQRCTVTRNDCLVDNNTTIEEKCVIKETIIGANCHIASGARLTRCLIMDGAVVGERCQLTGTIVGRRSKIGRETVLKDCEVQDGNVVPDDTDAKNEKFMIFEGIDDEDDMDGSEDDQDF